From the genome of Aeromonas hydrophila subsp. hydrophila ATCC 7966:
AACATCCTGCAGCTGCGCGAGTTCATCGGCGTGCCGGACGGGCGCTGATGCGCCGCGTTGCCATGAAAAACGGGGCCGCGAGGCCCCGTTTGTTATCTGCTGGCGGGCGCGCTGGCCCTACTTCAGATAGCGCTGCTCCAGATGGCGGCGCAGCCAGTGCGGATTCAGCGCCTCGCCGGTGGCGCGGCTGACCAGCTCGTCCGTGCCATAGCGGCTGCCCTGGGACCAGATGTGGCGGCCCAGCCAGGCGAAGATCTCCGGCAGGCGGCCCGCCGCGATCAGTTCGCCCATGTTGCCGAGCTCCCGCTCGAGCGCGAAGCGCAGCTGCGCCGCGTACATGGCGCCGAGCGTGTAGCTCGGGAAGTAGCCGAACGAGCCGTCGGTCCAGTGAATGTCCTGCATGCAGCCATTCTGGTAGTTGCCCTGGGTGGAGAGCCCCAGCCACTGCTGCATCTTGGCGTCCCACAGGGCGGGAATGTCTGCCACCTCGATGCGCCCCTCGATAAGGTCGCGCTCCAGCTCGTAGCGTAGGATGACGTGGGCCGGGTAGGTCACCTCGTCCGCATCGACCCGGATAAAGCCGGGTTCGACCCGATTGTAGAGCTTGACCAGGTTCGTCGGCGCCAACGCCGCTTGCTCGCCGAAGTGGGCGCGAATGTGCGGCGCCAGCAGCGTGAGGAAGGCGGGATCATGGCCGAGCTGCATCTCGCAGAACAGGCTCTGGCTCTCGTGAATGCCCATGGAGCGGGCCTCGGCCACCGGCTGGCCCAGCAACTGGCGTGGCAGGCCCTGCTCGTAACGGGCGTGACCGGTTTCGTGGACTATGCCCATCAGGCTGGAGACGAACTCCTGTTCGTTGTAGCGCGTGGTGATGCGCACGTCGGTCGGCACCCCGCCGCAGAACGGGTGGCTGCTCACATCGAGCCGGCCGTGGGCAAAATCGAAGCCGAGCAGCCCCATCACCTGCTGGCCGAGCGCCTGCTGGGCGGCGATGGGGAAGGGGCCTTGCGGGATCAGCACGGATTCGCGCTTTTGCTGCTCGCTCACGGTCTGGATCAGGTTTGGCAGCCAGCCGGTCAGATCGCCGAAGATCTCGTCGAGCCGGGCGCTGGTCATGCCCGGCTCATAGAGCGCCAACATGGCGTCGTAGGGGCGTACCCCCAGTGCGTCGGCACGCAGGCGAGCCACCTCGCGCGAGAGCGTCACCACCTCGGTGAGGTTGGGGGCAAAGCCCGCCCAGTCGTTCTCCTTGCGCTGGCGGCGCCAGGCGTGCTCGCACTTGCTGCCGGCGAGCGACAGCGCCTCCACGAGATCCCCGGGCAGCAGGCTTGCATCCTGCCAGTGGCGCTTGATTTCGCGCAGGTTGGCGCGCTGGATCTCGTCCAGCGGCTCGCTCTCGGCCTTGGCAATCCAGTCGCCCAGCTCGGGGGCGGTGCGCTTGTGGTGGATCAGCAGCCCCAGTTCGGCCATGGCCTCGGCGCGGGCTTCGTTGCCCCCCTCCGGCATCATGGCGGCCTGATCCCAGCCACAGATGGCCGAGAGGTGGGAGAGCCGGTGCAGCTGTTGCTGATGTTGTTCAAGTTTTTGATATGACATGGGATTGTCCTTGTTATCGTCCCTGATGGCGTACACCCCGTACCTGGCATGCTCGGGGCCGATCGATGCTAGCACTGCCCTCGTGCGTTTTACCACCCTGGCTTAGGATGACTGACCAGATGACGGGCGCTGGCTAGCCGAGCCGTTTCTGATGGCGTTCGCGGTTCTCTGCCTTCTTGCGCTCGCTCTTGCGCAGCAGCACGTAGAGGGCCCCGCCGCCACCGTGGCGGCGCTCGGCGCTGTGCATGGCCATCACCGCCGGCAACTGTGGCAGCCAGGCGCTGACATAGCTTTTGAGCAGGGCGCGCGGCGTGCTGCGTTCCCCCTTGCCGTGCAGGATCAGCAGGCAGCGGATGTCGCGCAGTTCGCAATCCGCAATGAACTGCACCAGGCTCTGGCGCGCTTCGTTCAGGGTCTTCTGGTGCAGGTCTAGGCTCGCCTGCAGCTCGTATTTGCCGAGTCGCAGCTTCTTGTAGACCCCCTCCTGCACCCCGTCTCGCTTGAAGCCGACGATGGCGTGGGGGTCGAGCATCTCGACTGCCTCCATGCTGAGGTGATCCAGGGCGAGTTGTTCGGCGGTGGCGGCCTGGCGCCGCGCCAGCTGGGCGTCGGTCGGGTTGCTGCCCGCCGTCTGGAGGCGGATATGGTCGTTGCGAATGGGGCGCACGTCGGCCACTTCATTGCGAAACAGTGAGAGTTCGTCGTTATGAGACACGGCAGGCTCCCCGCAGGTGGAATGAGCGGCCATTATAGCGGGCGGGGGCGGATCTGAAAGTGGCGGGCGCGCTGGTGGCGCTGGGTTGCTCAGCCCGTGAGCAAAGGGGAGGCGAGGGCGGGATCAGGCGATCAGGGATCGCCTGACGCAGGCTTATTGGCCCTCTTTCGGCGGCTTGGCGTTCATCACCTTGTAGATGAAATAGGCCGCGTAGGAACTGATCAGCAGGAAGGTACCGATAATCACCAACATGGACATCAGTCCCACGCTGTTGCCGAACATCAGGTTCATCCAAAATTCCATCTCATGCACTCCAGTCATCCCATTGATGACAGGCATGATAGATACCTCTTTGGGAGCAAAGAGATGATCTCGATCAAGTCC
Proteins encoded in this window:
- a CDS encoding carboxypeptidase M32; translated protein: MSYQKLEQHQQQLHRLSHLSAICGWDQAAMMPEGGNEARAEAMAELGLLIHHKRTAPELGDWIAKAESEPLDEIQRANLREIKRHWQDASLLPGDLVEALSLAGSKCEHAWRRQRKENDWAGFAPNLTEVVTLSREVARLRADALGVRPYDAMLALYEPGMTSARLDEIFGDLTGWLPNLIQTVSEQQKRESVLIPQGPFPIAAQQALGQQVMGLLGFDFAHGRLDVSSHPFCGGVPTDVRITTRYNEQEFVSSLMGIVHETGHARYEQGLPRQLLGQPVAEARSMGIHESQSLFCEMQLGHDPAFLTLLAPHIRAHFGEQAALAPTNLVKLYNRVEPGFIRVDADEVTYPAHVILRYELERDLIEGRIEVADIPALWDAKMQQWLGLSTQGNYQNGCMQDIHWTDGSFGYFPSYTLGAMYAAQLRFALERELGNMGELIAAGRLPEIFAWLGRHIWSQGSRYGTDELVSRATGEALNPHWLRRHLEQRYLK
- the smrA gene encoding DNA endonuclease SmrA; translation: MSHNDELSLFRNEVADVRPIRNDHIRLQTAGSNPTDAQLARRQAATAEQLALDHLSMEAVEMLDPHAIVGFKRDGVQEGVYKKLRLGKYELQASLDLHQKTLNEARQSLVQFIADCELRDIRCLLILHGKGERSTPRALLKSYVSAWLPQLPAVMAMHSAERRHGGGGALYVLLRKSERKKAENRERHQKRLG
- a CDS encoding DUF3149 domain-containing protein, giving the protein MPVINGMTGVHEMEFWMNLMFGNSVGLMSMLVIIGTFLLISSYAAYFIYKVMNAKPPKEGQ